The DNA segment CACTCCGGCTTCAGTAGCGCCGCCACGAGGTACACGAACAGCGCGAGACACAGCAGGCCAAGAACCAGGTAGAGCGCCGACATATCAGTCCTCCCGCAACCGACCGCACAGGGACACCAGCCCCAGGCAGAGGAGGCCGAAGAGGAACACGCCGACCATGGCGAGCACGTCCTTCACAGCGATCCTTCCCTTCGTTCTCGACTACCAAGAGTGTACGCAGAAGGGCGTCAAGGGCGTGACAGCTTGCGACATCGGGGCGTCAAGGAGGCGTCAAGAAAGGGGACCCGAAGGCGCTGGAGAAGTAGGCAGGTGCAGTCAGTGTGTGCCGTGGAACAGCTCCACGTGTCGAGGGGAGGTCGAGATCGTGGGACAGCAGTACGCAGCCATCTGCAACGCCTGTGGTGCTCGCTTCACCGTCAACGACGGTGGCGGCTTCTGCTTCCACCTGCTGCACTGCGACGCCTGTGGTGCGGAACGGTCGATCAGCTTTGACGAGATCGGGGAGCCCCATCTGAGGTACCTGAAGGGGCTGAAGATCCCCTACTCCATGGCCTCGGCGGAGCATGACCGTCGTGCCCGCGAGACCTACCGGGGCAAGCCGATGACCGAGGAGGAGTACCACG comes from the Armatimonadia bacterium genome and includes:
- the kdpF gene encoding K(+)-transporting ATPase subunit F encodes the protein MSALYLVLGLLCLALFVYLVAALLKPEWFG